The proteins below come from a single Brachyhypopomus gauderio isolate BG-103 unplaced genomic scaffold, BGAUD_0.2 sc185, whole genome shotgun sequence genomic window:
- the dcaf15 gene encoding DDB1- and CUL4-associated factor 15 isoform X2, producing the protein MAPSSKSEKEDKKQKQQRKPKDHVVKLLARGKISGQLSQRLFRKLPPRVCVPLKSIVSEEFLRAGHVFLGFMKCGRYVLSYTSDSGEDDDFSFYTYHLYWWEFNLHSRLKQVHHVRLFEGEDIYNDLYLTVCEWHNDHSKIAIFGFNTRTSSSAVMNMMISDENMRDIYVTIATMPPTLPCQQCTGGDCLQHGFVLNAHYQVVYPFPTFQPALQLKKDQVILLNTSYSLVACAISLCPGGDQQQSAGQKHQILYRKRETTPPSCLHPPCPSPSSSSSPSSSQGSPDRRQAPPPTTPLSPGRSQAAVRAREFVADLFRRAQAAGAEGGAERRRRESGGGQRGGAKGRGGAEGGTKDVVEERQGERSAAPPPTTSGGSQSVAWPAESEEGVMGNAVSSPASASSSCPLSPHATLPTSSEPIYVNYTQLRYRLRQPGNTEQESGEEEDKVQLPFTVSDLKGQNLQLVTGQYTGQCVCVEQLTLDFEYLINEVIRNDAAWASQFCSFSDYDVVILEVCPETNIVVINIGLLLLAFSNCEEEHSRPKSYHSSLQVSWDLNTGACCTVGVGDLTEFKGQTSGSVWSSYRKSCVNTVMRWLVPESSSRYINRMTNEALHRGTSLQVLADSDRGTWIVL; encoded by the exons ATGGCGCCCAGCTCGAAATCGGAAAAAGAGgacaagaaacaaaaacaacagagaAAACCCAAAGACCACGTTGTCAAACTCCTCGCACGCGGAAAG ATCTCCGGGCAGCTGTCTCAGCGACTGTTCCGGAAGCTGCCGCCCCGCGTGTGTGTCCCGTTAAAGAGCATCGTCAGTGAGGAGTTCCTCAgggcagg TCACGTCTTTCTGGGCTTTATGAAGTGCGGCCGCTACGTATTGTCCTACACCAGCGACAGCGGCGAGGACGATGACTTCTCCTTCTACACGTACCACCTGTATTGGTGGGAGTTCAACCTGCACAGCCGTCTCAAACAG gtGCACCACGTGCGTTTGTTTGAAGGTGAGGACATCTATAACGACCTGTATCTTACGGTGTGTGAGTGGCACAACGACCACTCCAAGATCGCCATCTTCGGTTTCAA tactCGGACTAGCAGCTCGGCTGTGATGAACATGATGATAAGCGATGAGAACATGAGGGACATTTATGTTACCATCGCCACCATGCCTCCCACCCTGCCCTGCCAGCAGTGCActg gaggagaCTGTCTGCAGCATGGCTTTGTGCTGAATGCTCATTATCAGGTGGTCTACCCATTCCCAACTTTCCAACCCGCACTGCAGCTGAAGAAAGACCAGGTGATCCTGCTCAACACCAGCTACTCCCTCGTGGCCTGTGCCATCTCCCTCTGCCctg GTGGAGACCAGCAACAGTCGGCCGGACAGAAGCATCAGATCTtgtacagaaagagagagacgacccctccctcctgtcttcatcctccctgcccctccccctcatcctcctcttctccttcatCCTCTCAAGGGTCTCCAGATCGCcgccaggccccgcccccaaccaCACCCCTCTCCCCGGGCCGCTCCCAGGCGGCGGTGCGGGCCCGCGAGTTTGTGGCAGACCTCTTCCGGCGAGCGCAAGCAGCCGGAGCGGAGGGTGGGGCCGAGCGCCGGAGGAGAGAGAGCGGGGGAGGgcagaggggcggggccaaggGCAGGGGCGGGGCGGAGGGAGGGACCAAGGACGTAGTGGAGGAACGACAGGGGGAGAGATCAGCTGCCCCGCCTCCAACTACTTCAGGCGGGAGCCAAAGTGTGGCGTGGCCAGCAGAGTCGGAGGAGGGGGTTATGGGTAACGCGGTCTCTTCTCCAGCGTCGGCTTCCTCTTCCTGCCCTCTGTCCCCACACGCTACGTTGCCAACGTCATCGGAGCCGATATATGTGAACTACACACAGCTGCGATACCGCCTCCGACAGCCGGGGAACACGGAGCAGGAAAGCG gagaagaggaggataAAGTTCAGCTTCCTTTCACTGTCTCGGATCTGAAGGGACAAAACCTGCAGCTGGTTACAGGACAGTAcacaggacag tgtgtgtgtgtggaacagtTGACGCTGGATTTCGAGTATCTGATTAACGAGGTCATCAGGAACGATGCTGCATGGGCCTCACAATTCTGCTCCTTTAGTGACTACGACGTCGTCATcctcgag GTTTGCCCAGAGACAAATATAGTAGTGATAAACATTGGACTTTTGCTGCTGGCTTTCTCCAACTGTGAAGAGGAGCacagcag GCCTAAGTCATACCACTCCAGCCTTCAGGTCAGCTGGGATCTGAACACGGGGGCTTGTTGCACCGTTGGCGTTGGTGACCTCACAGAGTTCAAAGGTCAAACAAG tgggagtgtgtggagttCGTACAGGAAGTCGTGTGTAAATACAGTCATGAGGTGGCTGGTCCCAGAGAGCAGCTCTCGTTACATCAACCGAATGACCAATGAAGCCCTCCATAGAg GGACTTCTCTACAAGTACTTGCTGACAGTGACAGAGGCACGTGGATCgtcctctaa
- the dcaf15 gene encoding DDB1- and CUL4-associated factor 15 isoform X1: protein MAPSSKSEKEDKKQKQQRKPKDHVVKLLARGKISGQLSQRLFRKLPPRVCVPLKSIVSEEFLRAGHVFLGFMKCGRYVLSYTSDSGEDDDFSFYTYHLYWWEFNLHSRLKQVHHVRLFEGEDIYNDLYLTVCEWHNDHSKIAIFGFNTRTSSSAVMNMMISDENMRDIYVTIATMPPTLPCQQCTGGDCLQHGFVLNAHYQVVYPFPTFQPALQLKKDQVILLNTSYSLVACAISLCPGGDQQQSAGQKHQILYRKRETTPPSCLHPPCPSPSSSSSPSSSQGSPDRRQAPPPTTPLSPGRSQAAVRAREFVADLFRRAQAAGAEGGAERRRRESGGGQRGGAKGRGGAEGGTKDVVEERQGERSAAPPPTTSGGSQSVAWPAESEEGVMGNAVSSPASASSSCPLSPHATLPTSSEPIYVNYTQLRYRLRQPGNTEQESGEEEDKVQLPFTVSDLKGQNLQLVTGQYTGQCVCVEQLTLDFEYLINEVIRNDAAWASQFCSFSDYDVVILEVCPETNIVVINIGLLLLAFSNCEEEHSRPKSYHSSLQVSWDLNTGACCTVGVGDLTEFKGQTRQCEHTHTMLHSRRLDVPVCVSVSGSVWSSYRKSCVNTVMRWLVPESSSRYINRMTNEALHRGTSLQVLADSDRGTWIVL from the exons ATGGCGCCCAGCTCGAAATCGGAAAAAGAGgacaagaaacaaaaacaacagagaAAACCCAAAGACCACGTTGTCAAACTCCTCGCACGCGGAAAG ATCTCCGGGCAGCTGTCTCAGCGACTGTTCCGGAAGCTGCCGCCCCGCGTGTGTGTCCCGTTAAAGAGCATCGTCAGTGAGGAGTTCCTCAgggcagg TCACGTCTTTCTGGGCTTTATGAAGTGCGGCCGCTACGTATTGTCCTACACCAGCGACAGCGGCGAGGACGATGACTTCTCCTTCTACACGTACCACCTGTATTGGTGGGAGTTCAACCTGCACAGCCGTCTCAAACAG gtGCACCACGTGCGTTTGTTTGAAGGTGAGGACATCTATAACGACCTGTATCTTACGGTGTGTGAGTGGCACAACGACCACTCCAAGATCGCCATCTTCGGTTTCAA tactCGGACTAGCAGCTCGGCTGTGATGAACATGATGATAAGCGATGAGAACATGAGGGACATTTATGTTACCATCGCCACCATGCCTCCCACCCTGCCCTGCCAGCAGTGCActg gaggagaCTGTCTGCAGCATGGCTTTGTGCTGAATGCTCATTATCAGGTGGTCTACCCATTCCCAACTTTCCAACCCGCACTGCAGCTGAAGAAAGACCAGGTGATCCTGCTCAACACCAGCTACTCCCTCGTGGCCTGTGCCATCTCCCTCTGCCctg GTGGAGACCAGCAACAGTCGGCCGGACAGAAGCATCAGATCTtgtacagaaagagagagacgacccctccctcctgtcttcatcctccctgcccctccccctcatcctcctcttctccttcatCCTCTCAAGGGTCTCCAGATCGCcgccaggccccgcccccaaccaCACCCCTCTCCCCGGGCCGCTCCCAGGCGGCGGTGCGGGCCCGCGAGTTTGTGGCAGACCTCTTCCGGCGAGCGCAAGCAGCCGGAGCGGAGGGTGGGGCCGAGCGCCGGAGGAGAGAGAGCGGGGGAGGgcagaggggcggggccaaggGCAGGGGCGGGGCGGAGGGAGGGACCAAGGACGTAGTGGAGGAACGACAGGGGGAGAGATCAGCTGCCCCGCCTCCAACTACTTCAGGCGGGAGCCAAAGTGTGGCGTGGCCAGCAGAGTCGGAGGAGGGGGTTATGGGTAACGCGGTCTCTTCTCCAGCGTCGGCTTCCTCTTCCTGCCCTCTGTCCCCACACGCTACGTTGCCAACGTCATCGGAGCCGATATATGTGAACTACACACAGCTGCGATACCGCCTCCGACAGCCGGGGAACACGGAGCAGGAAAGCG gagaagaggaggataAAGTTCAGCTTCCTTTCACTGTCTCGGATCTGAAGGGACAAAACCTGCAGCTGGTTACAGGACAGTAcacaggacag tgtgtgtgtgtggaacagtTGACGCTGGATTTCGAGTATCTGATTAACGAGGTCATCAGGAACGATGCTGCATGGGCCTCACAATTCTGCTCCTTTAGTGACTACGACGTCGTCATcctcgag GTTTGCCCAGAGACAAATATAGTAGTGATAAACATTGGACTTTTGCTGCTGGCTTTCTCCAACTGTGAAGAGGAGCacagcag GCCTAAGTCATACCACTCCAGCCTTCAGGTCAGCTGGGATCTGAACACGGGGGCTTGTTGCACCGTTGGCGTTGGTGACCTCACAGAGTTCAAAGGTCAAACAAG gcaatgtgaacacacacacaccatgttacATTCACGGAGGTTggatgtccctgtgtgtgtgtctgtcagtgggagtgtgtggagttCGTACAGGAAGTCGTGTGTAAATACAGTCATGAGGTGGCTGGTCCCAGAGAGCAGCTCTCGTTACATCAACCGAATGACCAATGAAGCCCTCCATAGAg GGACTTCTCTACAAGTACTTGCTGACAGTGACAGAGGCACGTGGATCgtcctctaa
- the smdt1b gene encoding single-pass membrane protein with aspartate-rich tail 1b, producing MNMAFVPASLCRTVLLGSRVTLTRKTCLNSRNMKGTLLSRNAVTSVSGAILPKPDKVPFGLTRITVVVVPFLYMGTLISKNFAAILEENDIFIPDNDDDDD from the exons ATGAACATGGCGTTCGTACCGGCCAGTTTGTGTCGGACGGTCCTCCTGGGAAGCAGGGTAACGTTGACAAGAAAAACCTGCTTAAACTCACGGAATATGAAAGGAACACTACTGAGTCGAAATGCAGTGACATCAGTATCGGGTGCTATACTTCCTAAGCCAGATAAG GTACCGTTTGGTCTAACGCGCATAACAGTGGTGGTGGTCCCCTTCTTGTACATGGGCACCCTGATCAGCAAGAATTTTGCCGCTATCCTGGAAGAGAACGATATCTTCATTCCCGACAACGACGACGATGACGACTGA